From Caretta caretta isolate rCarCar2 chromosome 9, rCarCar1.hap1, whole genome shotgun sequence, one genomic window encodes:
- the LOC125642115 gene encoding magnesium transporter NIPA2-like isoform X2, translating into MLRCSPVTDWVSFAVGVGEAANFAAYAFAPATLVTPLGALSVLVSAVLSSYFLNEHLNVHGKIGCILSVLGSTVMVIHAPQGEEVSSLESMAEKLKDPGFIAFAVCVLVSSILLIFVAGPRYGRSNVLVYVLVCSAIGSLSVSCVKGLGITLKELFAGKQVLKEPLGWILLICLVICISVQINYLNKALDIFNTSVVTPIYYVLFTTAVMTCSAILFKEWQHMVLHNIIGTISGFLTIVSGIFLLHAFRDIPFTPDLLPLFLKQGRADLHSFWRGADKHQSCLHQPLLGPEDIHKGSQSVEDEGESV; encoded by the exons ATGTTACGCTGCTCTCCTGTGACTGACTGGGTCTCTTTTGCAGTGGGAGTTGGAGAAGCAGCAAATTTTGCTGCATATGCCTTTGCTCCAGCAACACTAGTAACTCCATTGGGTGCATTAAGTGTTCTAGTCAG TGCAGTTTTGTCGTCCTACTTTCTGAATGAGCACCTGAATGTCCATGGAAAGATTGGATGCATCTTGAGTGTTCTGGGCTCCACAGTGATGGTAATCCATGCCCCACAGGGGGAGGAGGTATCCAGCctggagtcaatggcagagaAGCTTAAAGATCCAG GGTTTATAGCCTTTGCGGTGTGTGTGCTGGTGAGCTCCATTCTCCTTATCTTCGTGGCTGGGCCCCGTTATGGGCGGAGCAACGTTCTGGTGTATGTTTTGGTCTGCTCTGCCATTGGCTCGCTCTCAGTGTCCTGTGTCAAGGGCTTGGGCATCACACTGAAGGAGCTGTTTGCTGGGAAGCAGGTCCTGAAAGAACCGCTGGGCTGGATACTCCTGATTTGCCTGGTGATCTGCATCAGTGTCCAGATTAACTACCTGAACAAGGCCTTGGACATCTTCAATACATCTGTGGTCACACCTATCTACTATGTCCTGTTTACCACAGCAGTCATGACTTGTTCCGCCATCCTATTCAAGGAGTGGCAACACATGGTCCTACACAACATAATTGGCACTATAAGTGGCTTTCTAACCATAGTCTCtggcattttccttctgcatGCATTCAGAGACATCCCATTCACCCCAGACCTGCTGCCCCTCTTCCTGAAGCAAGGAAGGGCAGACCTGCATTCTTTTTGGAGGGGAGCAGACAAACACCAGTCATGTCTACATCAGCCTCTTCTGGGCCCAGAGGACATCCACAAGGGTTCTCAGAGTGTGGAGGATGAAGGTGAAAGTGTATGA
- the TIMM8A gene encoding LOW QUALITY PROTEIN: mitochondrial import inner membrane translocase subunit Tim8 A (The sequence of the model RefSeq protein was modified relative to this genomic sequence to represent the inferred CDS: deleted 2 bases in 1 codon), protein MARIRIAEDCGTLRACAVRIIAPLSMRSEAIIPLQASCWQTREGRACSQRRGVCLEPGMEASSPAGLGATDPQLQHFIEVETQKQRFQQLVHQMTELCWEKCMDKPGPKLDSRAETCFVNCVERFIDTSQFILNRLEQTQKSKSAFSESLSD, encoded by the exons ATGGCGAGGATTCGCATTGCTGAAGATTGCGGGACGCTCCGAGCATGCGCAGTGCGGATAATTGCCCCCTTGAGCATGCGTAGTGAGGCGATCATCCCCCTCCAGGCAAGCTGCTGGCAGACACGTGAAGGTCGC GCTTGCTCCCAGCGGCGAGGTGTGTGCCTGGAGCCCGGCATGGAGGCCTCGTCCCCTGCGGGCCTGGGCGCCACCGACCCGCAGCTGCAGCATTTCATCGAGGTGGAGACGCAGAAGCAGCGCTTCCAGCAGCTGGTGCATCAGATGACCGAGCTGTGCTGG GAGAAATGCATGGACAAGCCTGGGCCCAAGCTGGACAGTCGGGCAGAGACCTGTTTTGTGAACTGTGTTGAGCGCTTCATAGATACCAGTCAGTTTATTCTGAACCGGTTGGAGCAGACACAGAAATCCAAGTCAGCCTTCTCAGAGAGCCTGTCTGACTGA
- the LOC125642115 gene encoding magnesium transporter NIPA2-like isoform X1 yields the protein MEGVSGRYDFYIGLGLALSSSIFIGGSFILKKKGLLKLASRGSIRAGQGGHAYLREWLWWAGLLSMGVGEAANFAAYAFAPATLVTPLGALSVLVSAVLSSYFLNEHLNVHGKIGCILSVLGSTVMVIHAPQGEEVSSLESMAEKLKDPGFIAFAVCVLVSSILLIFVAGPRYGRSNVLVYVLVCSAIGSLSVSCVKGLGITLKELFAGKQVLKEPLGWILLICLVICISVQINYLNKALDIFNTSVVTPIYYVLFTTAVMTCSAILFKEWQHMVLHNIIGTISGFLTIVSGIFLLHAFRDIPFTPDLLPLFLKQGRADLHSFWRGADKHQSCLHQPLLGPEDIHKGSQSVEDEGESV from the exons ATGGAGGGTGTGTCAGGTCGCTACGACTTCTATATCGGACTAGGCCTGGCTCTATCCTCAAGTATTTTTATCGGAGGAAGTTTTATCCTAAAGAAGAAAGGGCTTCTCAAGTTGGCCAGCAGGGGCTCCATTAGGGCAG GACAAGGAGGTCATGCATACCTGAGGGAGTGGCTTTGGTGGGCAGGACTACTGTCCA TGGGAGTTGGAGAAGCAGCAAATTTTGCTGCATATGCCTTTGCTCCAGCAACACTAGTAACTCCATTGGGTGCATTAAGTGTTCTAGTCAG TGCAGTTTTGTCGTCCTACTTTCTGAATGAGCACCTGAATGTCCATGGAAAGATTGGATGCATCTTGAGTGTTCTGGGCTCCACAGTGATGGTAATCCATGCCCCACAGGGGGAGGAGGTATCCAGCctggagtcaatggcagagaAGCTTAAAGATCCAG GGTTTATAGCCTTTGCGGTGTGTGTGCTGGTGAGCTCCATTCTCCTTATCTTCGTGGCTGGGCCCCGTTATGGGCGGAGCAACGTTCTGGTGTATGTTTTGGTCTGCTCTGCCATTGGCTCGCTCTCAGTGTCCTGTGTCAAGGGCTTGGGCATCACACTGAAGGAGCTGTTTGCTGGGAAGCAGGTCCTGAAAGAACCGCTGGGCTGGATACTCCTGATTTGCCTGGTGATCTGCATCAGTGTCCAGATTAACTACCTGAACAAGGCCTTGGACATCTTCAATACATCTGTGGTCACACCTATCTACTATGTCCTGTTTACCACAGCAGTCATGACTTGTTCCGCCATCCTATTCAAGGAGTGGCAACACATGGTCCTACACAACATAATTGGCACTATAAGTGGCTTTCTAACCATAGTCTCtggcattttccttctgcatGCATTCAGAGACATCCCATTCACCCCAGACCTGCTGCCCCTCTTCCTGAAGCAAGGAAGGGCAGACCTGCATTCTTTTTGGAGGGGAGCAGACAAACACCAGTCATGTCTACATCAGCCTCTTCTGGGCCCAGAGGACATCCACAAGGGTTCTCAGAGTGTGGAGGATGAAGGTGAAAGTGTATGA